A window of the Candidatus Gastranaerophilales bacterium genome harbors these coding sequences:
- a CDS encoding GNAT family N-acetyltransferase, whose protein sequence is MLNSVSFLNGIAHTPGQKVSTFPKQSVGLDRDVFQKTSNIAFKGLPSLEPPVKTTIIAKRTGEQLDAVIKFCDDEGKDKLKLVANKLLMGEVTFINMPKHPYYGLFENKDYVSKGCIFVTLIDSNFRKKYAQVGTRLMQEIVRRSLKEGHEGRVILQSTNGSSPFYHKLGFKPYLDPEGRCTKAIIDKINNPKKYSFLDNAIVEMYLPEENAAKLLAK, encoded by the coding sequence ATGCTTAACTCTGTAAGTTTTTTAAACGGTATTGCCCATACACCCGGTCAAAAAGTTTCAACATTCCCTAAACAAAGTGTTGGCTTAGATAGGGATGTTTTTCAAAAAACATCGAATATAGCGTTTAAAGGTTTACCAAGTCTGGAACCGCCCGTAAAAACAACCATTATTGCTAAAAGAACCGGCGAGCAGCTTGATGCGGTTATAAAATTTTGTGATGATGAAGGCAAAGATAAGTTAAAGCTCGTTGCAAATAAGCTTCTTATGGGTGAAGTTACTTTTATCAATATGCCAAAACATCCGTATTACGGTCTTTTTGAAAATAAAGACTACGTATCTAAGGGCTGTATATTTGTAACTTTAATAGACTCAAATTTCCGCAAAAAATACGCTCAGGTTGGAACAAGATTAATGCAGGAAATTGTAAGAAGAAGCCTGAAAGAAGGGCATGAAGGCAGGGTAATACTGCAGTCAACAAACGGTTCATCTCCGTTTTATCACAAATTAGGCTTCAAACCTTACTTGGACCCCGAAGGCAGATGCACAAAGGCGATAATTGATAAAATAAACAACCCCAAAAAGTATTCGTTTTTAGATAATGCCATTGTAGAAATGTATTTACCCGAAGAAAACGCAGCTAAATTATTAGCTAAATAA
- a CDS encoding DUF5674 family protein, whose protein sequence is MLILTEKLTLEELRSIAKNIFGEMVKGVVDVDKGILAIDAELHADIEAELLQQGSAQASLWGINLYPDEDDFIEFDSMINIRPSQNNRSRSVENEAIRSKIISIVNARISI, encoded by the coding sequence ATGCTGATATTGACGGAGAAATTGACCTTAGAGGAACTGCGAAGTATTGCAAAAAATATTTTTGGAGAAATGGTTAAGGGCGTTGTTGATGTTGATAAAGGAATTTTAGCCATAGATGCTGAATTACATGCGGATATAGAAGCCGAATTATTACAACAAGGTAGCGCGCAAGCATCTTTATGGGGTATTAACCTGTATCCGGATGAGGACGATTTTATAGAATTTGATTCAATGATAAATATCAGACCTTCTCAAAATAATCGCTCAAGAAGCGTAGAAAATGAAGCTATAAGAAGTAAAATAATTTCTATCGTAAATGCTAGGATTTCGATATGA
- the ffh gene encoding signal recognition particle protein: protein MFESLSERLQNIIKNTSQSKLTDENMQEAFREIRRAFLEADVSLKVVKAFISNIREKAEGQEVLKSISPSQQLIKIVNDELVELLGHENKPLIFSGHPSLIMMLGLQGSGKTTSAAKLAVKLRKDGKKPLLVACDVYRPAAIKQLQTLGKQIGAEVFTIDGNTNVSEIVAQSIEHAKNNNFDTLIIDTAGRLQIDTQMMAELLLIDRAFEPAEKLLVIDAMTGQEAVNVAQSFNEQLEVTGIVLSKLDGDARGGAALSVVYSTQKPIKFTGTGEKLDALDVFYPERMAQRILGMGDIVSLVEKAQENFDIEQAKDLEKKMRKKEFTLEDFLGLQKQMKMLGSMGQILNMLPIPGIDKNTKDLIANQSEAQMKKIEACIKSMTSKERKKPEIINISRRERIAKGCGMEVADVTAFLKQFEQMRQMMQNMSKMTQNLRKNPHMARNMMRNMKNFRKK, encoded by the coding sequence ATGTTTGAATCACTATCCGAAAGACTGCAAAATATTATAAAGAACACCAGCCAATCCAAGCTGACAGATGAAAATATGCAAGAGGCTTTTCGTGAAATTCGCCGTGCGTTTCTTGAGGCTGACGTAAGCTTAAAAGTTGTTAAAGCTTTTATCTCAAATATAAGAGAAAAAGCGGAAGGGCAGGAAGTTTTAAAAAGTATTTCCCCGTCGCAGCAGCTCATCAAAATAGTAAACGATGAGCTTGTCGAGCTTTTAGGACATGAAAACAAACCTTTGATTTTTAGTGGACATCCAAGCCTTATAATGATGCTCGGACTGCAAGGTTCGGGTAAAACAACCTCAGCGGCAAAACTTGCTGTTAAATTAAGAAAAGACGGCAAAAAACCTCTTCTCGTAGCTTGTGACGTCTATAGACCTGCTGCGATTAAACAGCTTCAAACCTTGGGTAAACAAATAGGCGCAGAGGTTTTCACCATTGACGGCAATACAAATGTCAGTGAAATAGTAGCTCAATCCATTGAACACGCAAAAAATAATAATTTCGACACATTAATTATAGACACAGCCGGACGTTTGCAGATAGACACTCAAATGATGGCGGAGCTTTTGCTGATAGACAGAGCTTTTGAGCCTGCCGAAAAACTCCTTGTAATAGACGCTATGACAGGTCAAGAGGCCGTGAATGTGGCACAATCATTTAATGAGCAGCTTGAGGTTACAGGTATCGTATTATCAAAACTTGACGGCGATGCCAGAGGCGGTGCCGCACTGAGTGTTGTATATTCTACCCAAAAACCCATCAAATTCACAGGCACCGGCGAAAAACTAGATGCGCTTGATGTTTTCTACCCTGAGCGTATGGCTCAAAGAATTTTAGGTATGGGAGATATTGTATCTTTAGTGGAAAAAGCACAGGAAAACTTCGACATAGAGCAGGCAAAAGACCTTGAAAAGAAAATGCGTAAGAAAGAATTTACGCTGGAAGATTTTTTAGGTTTGCAAAAACAAATGAAAATGCTCGGTTCTATGGGACAAATTCTGAATATGCTGCCCATCCCCGGGATTGATAAAAATACAAAAGACCTGATTGCAAATCAGAGTGAAGCTCAAATGAAAAAAATCGAAGCCTGCATTAAAAGTATGACTTCAAAAGAGCGAAAAAAGCCCGAAATTATAAACATAAGCAGAAGAGAAAGAATAGCAAAAGGCTGCGGAATGGAAGTTGCTGACGTCACGGCTTTTCTAAAACAGTTTGAGCAAATGCGCCAAATGATGCAAAACATGTCAAAAATGACCCAAAATTTACGCAAAAATCCTCATATGGCCCGCAATATGATGCGCAATATGAAGAACTTCCGCAAAAAGTAG
- a CDS encoding Gfo/Idh/MocA family oxidoreductase, with amino-acid sequence MQEKTAAIVGCGIWGRNLVRNFYALGALHTVCDLDFENLKIVKENYEGVCLTSDFESLLNSKEIQAIIIATPSHTHYHLVKKALLAGKHVYVEKPIATSAKEAFELNKLAQKNDLTLMVGHLLLYHPAVNRLREIVQSGALGEVSYAQSDRLNVNYFKNDRSVMWDLAPHDLSMMSYVVGKDPINVISAVGCSSDKNDIMDIVHLGIKFEDGVTAHISNSWITPAKHVRLMVRGTKATAILDDTLQENKLIIFDNFAPGQQNVEYPDYLEIEPLKLECQHFLSCIKTGQTPRTDGENGYKVVKILEQADKIMLGAKLKELDKVKFSSSRSKANV; translated from the coding sequence ATGCAAGAAAAAACAGCAGCAATAGTAGGATGCGGAATATGGGGAAGAAATCTGGTGCGTAATTTTTACGCTTTAGGCGCCCTTCATACAGTATGCGACCTAGATTTTGAAAATTTAAAAATAGTGAAGGAAAATTACGAAGGAGTTTGTTTAACATCAGACTTCGAAAGTTTACTTAACTCAAAAGAAATACAGGCTATTATAATTGCTACCCCGAGCCATACCCACTACCATCTTGTTAAAAAAGCGCTTCTTGCAGGAAAACACGTCTATGTGGAAAAACCAATTGCAACAAGCGCGAAGGAAGCGTTTGAACTTAATAAACTGGCACAAAAAAACGACCTGACTTTAATGGTAGGACACTTGCTGCTTTATCATCCTGCCGTAAACAGGCTTAGAGAAATTGTACAAAGCGGAGCTTTAGGCGAAGTTAGTTATGCACAAAGCGACCGTTTAAATGTAAATTACTTTAAAAACGACCGCAGCGTAATGTGGGATTTAGCTCCGCATGATTTGTCTATGATGTCCTACGTTGTGGGCAAAGACCCTATTAATGTAATTTCGGCAGTCGGCTGCTCTTCGGATAAAAACGATATTATGGATATAGTTCACCTTGGTATCAAATTTGAGGATGGCGTAACGGCACATATTTCAAACAGCTGGATTACGCCTGCGAAGCACGTTCGCCTTATGGTCAGGGGTACAAAGGCAACTGCGATTTTGGATGACACTCTTCAGGAAAACAAGTTGATAATATTTGACAACTTTGCACCGGGTCAACAAAATGTAGAATATCCCGATTATCTTGAAATTGAACCCTTAAAGCTTGAGTGTCAACATTTCTTATCCTGTATTAAAACAGGTCAAACGCCCAGAACAGACGGTGAAAACGGCTACAAGGTGGTGAAAATACTTGAGCAGGCTGACAAAATTATGTTGGGCGCAAAATTAAAAGAACTTGATAAAGTCAAATTTTCCTCTTCAAGAAGTAAAGCCAACGTTTAA
- a CDS encoding YkgJ family cysteine cluster protein, whose translation MLIKYLKVLYYEFLSNFVIQKVRYKVTGECKKCGKCCNYMYSKDTYTEKEFKIMQFLYPAYKRFEVRGWDEDGNIIIGCKLVNKDGTCSVYNKRLRMCRRYPEKIIYFRGELHEGCGYKIEPEKSFEDYLN comes from the coding sequence ATGTTAATAAAATACCTTAAAGTTTTATATTACGAATTTTTATCGAACTTTGTTATTCAAAAAGTCCGCTACAAGGTTACGGGCGAATGCAAAAAATGCGGCAAATGCTGCAATTATATGTATTCAAAAGATACTTATACAGAAAAAGAGTTTAAAATAATGCAATTTTTATATCCTGCATATAAAAGGTTTGAGGTCAGAGGTTGGGATGAAGACGGGAATATAATTATAGGCTGTAAACTGGTAAACAAAGACGGTACGTGCAGCGTCTATAACAAACGATTAAGAATGTGCAGGCGATATCCCGAAAAAATTATCTATTTCAGAGGCGAACTTCATGAAGGCTGCGGGTATAAAATAGAACCCGAAAAGAGTTTTGAGGATTACCTTAATTAA